TCTCCCATAGACTAGAGGAAGTTATGGAGACCGGCCATGGAAATACATTCAATTCTAAGCCACTAGAAGACCTGTTGGAATGGTTTCATGAAAATGAATGGAATGATAAAGATCAAGAGCTCTTTAGGGATAAGAAACTCTCTATTTTAGCAATGTTGCACCAAACCGAACTTTTTTGGAGTAATACAGAAAAGGTTTTCCGCACCCTTGAACAAGCGATTTATAGTTTATCAGTTAGTAATCCAAGCGCCGCTATGCTGGGAGTAGATCTCATCGATTTTGCGATTCAAGCACAAAAACTGCAATCTAATGAGATCATTAAACTGCAATCCGAGATACGTATTAACTTAGTAGACATACTTGATACAAAAACTGAGCATCTGAATTTATTAAAAGAATGTGTTTTTGCCTGCAAAGATGTTCCTAAAATGATCGAGAAGCTTTTCCATTCCGTTGAAAACAACGACCGAAGAGCAAAAGAACACCAAAAGATTTTTGATATTGCCCAAAACTATTATCAAGAAAACAAGGATCAACTATCTAAAGAAGAGAAGCAAGTAATCGAAGAACAATTCAGCCTTATGCGGAAGCGCATCCTAGAGATATGGTACCTCCTTGACGTTATTCTAGAATCAGCAGAACTCTTGCAATCAGTGCAAGAATACTATTCAAATAACAAAGATAAGCTTTCCGAAGAACAGCAAAAAAACGCTGAAAAGACTTTGGAAGAAATGGAAGAGTTAGTGAAAAAAATTAACCAAAAGCGCAACGAAGCACTTTCATTCTTGTGGAGTTTAAAATTTAACTAGTCTGTTAAAGTTTTTAATGAATCCAACCTTGTAAAATAGCATAGAGGCTGAGAATACTCACCAGAGCCCACAAGATAATGCCTTGAAAGAGAGGGCGCGGGCCTACGCGTTTGAGAAGCTCTCGTGTAACGCAGGCTCCTATCAGGAAAAGCGTAACACTAAGAAGTTGCTTGGAAATCATAGTGAGGGTGTACCAGTAAGGGTACAAAGCCGGCCAAAAAGAACTCGCTATAGAGGCAAGCAAAAAGCCTACTAAAAAAAGGGGAAATGCGGCCTTGCCCTTACCGTGAACAATAGAAGCAACGATAAAGGTGAGAGGAAGGATCCAAAGGGCACGCGTGAGTTTGAAAGTAACACCGATATCGAGTGCTGTGTCACCATAGCCTGAAGCGGCACCCACAACACTACTGGTATCGTGAATGGCCATCGCAGACCAAATACCGAAAGCTTCCTGGCTCAAATCAAACCAATGGCCAATGACAGGAAAAACCAATAGTGCTGCCCCATTCAGCAAAAAAACCGTTGCCATAGAGACCGCGATATCGTGGTTATTCGCCTTTATCGCTGGGGCCATAGCTGCGATAGCACTGCCACCACAAATCGCAGTGCCCGTTGAAATCAATAATGAAGTATTTTTTTCTGTCTTAAATAGGCGGCCCAAGAAGTATCCCATAACCATAGCAAAAAGGATACCGGCAGCTGTATAGCCAATAGCCATCTTACCTGTAGTAATAACTTGGTGAATATTAACCCCAAAGCCCAAGCCTATGACAGAAATCTTAAGGGTTGTTTTACTGAGGTTTGACATGAATTGCCCCCAAGGATTGCCCAATGTGAGACCAAGCACTGTGCCTAGTATTAAAGCCATGGCAGGAGAGACAACGGGCATCAGACAGGCCAAACCAAACAAAATATAAGTGAAAATCTTTACCCTTAAACTCATATTATACAACAAGTTATAAACGTGATCTCGTATTGAAACGTTTAGATGTTGCCAATGTAACAAAGATAATATGACATGTACAGATTAACCAGAAAATTTATCATGGAAGTAGGGCTATTTGGACAATATTTAGCAAAGCTTAAAGGCTTTGTAGAGACTTATGAGTTTTTTATCAAAACGCCATTGACGATGTTTGTCGTTTTAACGCCGTTAGCTGTAATACCCATTTTCCTAGGTATGACTCCTGATGCGGAGCCAGCAGATCGTATCAAAATTGTGCGCACGACCTGTTGGGTAGCTGGATTTATACTTGTCTTCTTTGCCTTCACGGGACAGATGATCTTTAACTTCTTGGGCGTTGATATACCCGCATTTATGATCGCAGCCGGAGCCCTTTTATTTTATGTCGGGTTCGATATGCTTCGCGCAAAAGAGTCTGATGCTAAGATATCTCAAGATGAACGCAGACAGGCAACATCCATACATGATATTGCGATTACCCCTCTGGCAATCCCATTGCTTGCGGGTCCCGCAACAATTTCCTACATCATATTACTGCAAAGCGAGTCCAACTCGAGTGCAGAGACGATCACTGTGTATGGTTCGATTATCGTTAACATGATCATCACTTACTGGATCTTGCGTTTATGCGCAAAAGGCGCAAAATGGCTTAACCCATTCGTACTCAAGCTAATACGACGACTAACGGGTCTTATATTGGCATCCATGGCGGTACAGATTATTTTGATCGCACTGGTAAAGCTAAATATTATCAGCGACTTCACAAAGGTATTCTAAGAAATTGCTTTTCTGGCTAACTTAACTTCATCTTGATTAATCGTTTCGGTGAGATTAGGTTAGCTAAATCAGGACAATTTGATCCTGATTGTTATGATTAGTATGATAGAGTGGATAGGGAGTCTTTTAGGAATTGCTGGTGTCTTCATGATTACACGCAAGAATATACACGGATTCACCGTTTGCTTGGTCAGTAATGTAGCACTAATGATAGTGGCTCTTCTCCACAGCCTTTTTGGTATTGCGTTATTCATGGGAGCACTCATGCTCGTGAACGCTTACGGGTTGTATAATTGGAGAAAACGGTAAGTTCAGCTTCCGTTTAAACTTTTCCAACTTTAAACGGAGAACGCGTAATAGGCCGCTCGTTTTTTGGGAAACAGATTTTGGCAACTGCCTGTTCGAAATCGCTAGCACCATCTAAGATATCGATTTCCATACGTAGATAGTAAAACGGTATATCAGCCTTAAAAAAATGAGGAATGCGAACTGCATCCTTTTCGGTAGTCACTATAGCTTCTATGCCAGCCTCCTTGGCCTCTATAAATATATGCTCGAGTTCTTCGTATGAAAAGCGGTGGTGGTCTATAAAACGCTTTGTATAGGAAAGCTGAATGCCGATGGATTTAAAAAATTTCTCAAAACTTTCCGGAACAGCAATTCCACTGAACGTGCCTACCCGCTTCCCTTTTAGAGCAGATAGCTCCAGGCGCTCGCCACTAGAGACAGAGCAAAAATAACGCGGTTTGTGCGTACACTCAATAAGATCTACAGACGAATTATACTTGCGGATAGTGGCGTTTAGCGCTTCGTCTGGCGTACCGTCTGATTTTGTTAGAAAAATGTAAGAAGCCCGTTTTAGGTGCCGAATGGGTTCTCGGAGAATACCTCGAGGAAGGAGATGGCGATTACCGAATGGATTGGTTTTATCAATCAGAAGAAGGTTTAAACGGCCACGAAGGGGCAGATATTGAAAACCATCATCGAGAATAAGCGTATCCGCCCCAAATTTCTGGATCGCATAAAGGCCGGCCTTGACTCGATTTTTATCCACGAGGACAATCACCCCCGGGAGGTTGCGCGCCAGCATATAGGGCTCATCACCCGCGACATCAGAGTCAAGGAGAACAGAATGACCATCACTGACAATTTTAGGCGGAACGGGATCTTTGGACGTAAACCAGCGATAGCATTTTTTAGCAAGTGAATCGGAACGACTTTTGTAACCTCGACTGAGGATAGCAACTCGCCTACCTTGTTCTTGAAGACTGCGAGCAAATTTTTCCACAACAGGTGTCTTTCCGGTACCCCCGACTGTTAAATTACCCACCACAACAACCAGACAGCCCAATGGGCGTGATCTAAATATGCCTTTTCTGTATAAAAGGTAGCGGAATTGGACAATGCCTCGGAAAAGCGTTGAAAGGGATCGAAGAAAGGTAGAAAAGCAATGAATAGCAAATGTAGGTTCGCGCCTGTCGTAGATGACATCCGTCACGAACTGCTCGAAATTTTCCCATTTACTATTGAGCCACGAAATCATATATCTTTGTTTGAGGCTAACCGTTGCAAACGTAGGCCGAGATAGAGGTGTTATAAATTAACATGTAAATTTTAGAACTTTAAGTAATGTATTACAAGCTTTTCATACCTGGCCCAATAGCAGTCTCCCCAAAAACATATCAAGCAATGGCAAAGCCACTGGTAGGCCACAGAAGTCCAGACTTTGTGCAATTATACCAAAAAATGCAGCCGAAGTTGCAAGCATTGTATTATACAAAAGACCCCGTTTACATTAGCACGAGTAGCTCATGGGGTGTGATGGAATCAGCTGTCAGGAATTTGTGTCGGAAAAAAGTACTAAACTGCATGAGCGGAGCTTTTTCAGACAAATGGCATGAGGTGAGCCTACGATGTGGGCTAGACGCAGGAAAACTACAATACGAATGGGGAACGGCCGTAAAACCGGAAGACGTACGCAAAGCCCTTCAAACAGGCGAGTATGACGCAATCACGCTTATCCATAACGAGACTTCAACTGGTACCATGAACCCACTAGCGGAAATCATGGCTGTCGTCAGAGAATTCCCTGAAGTGATGAGTATTGTGGACACCGTAAGCTCGTTCACCGTACAAGCCATTGAAAAAGACAATCTGGGCATTGATGTCATTTTAGCAGGCTCACAAAAGGCATTAGCTTTACCCCCCGGAATAGCTCTGTTCTCTGTTTCTCAACGAGCATTAAAGAAAGCTGAGACGATTAGCGGGCGTGGCTATTATTTTGATTTTCTTGAATTCCATAAAAACCACGAAAAAGGCATGACGCCGAGCACACCAAATATATCCCTTATTTACGGCCTGGAATCAAAGCTAGATGATATTTTTGAAGAAGGGCTTGAAAATCGTTATGCTCGCCATAAACGGTTGAACCATGCAGTGCGTGATTGGGTAAAGCGAAATGGGTTTGAACTATTCCCTGAAGATGAAAAATATGGCTCAATTGGCTTAAATTGTATAAAGAACATACGAGAGATTGATATTGTCGCATTAAACAAAGCCTTGAAAGAACGCTACCAGTGCGTGATTGATACCGGCTACGGTAAACTGAAAGGAAAAGCGTTTCGGATATCTAATATGGGAGACGAGACCGATGAGACGATTGACACTTTATTAAGTCAAATAGAGGGCTTGATTCACGAGTTTGTTGCGGTTAGATAGCAAACTTCCCCAAGCCTCTGTCCAAATCAAATCAGAGAATACGTTTTATGCGTGCGCCCTAAATATCGTAATATAGGTTGTACTCATACGGGTGCGGCCGTAGACGTATAGCATCATATTCCTTCATTTTCAGCTCAATAAAGTTGTGGATGAAGTCCTCGGTAAAAACCTCTCCCTTGGTAAGGAAAGCGTGATCGGCTTGAAGTGCTTCTAGGGAACCACGAAGCGAGTCCGGAACAAAATTAAGCTGTTTAGCTTCTTCGGGGGGAAGATCGTATAGATTTTTGTCCATCGGTTCACCGGGATCAATTTTATTGTCGATACCATCAAGTGCTGCCATCATGAGAGCTGAATAAGCGAGATAAGGGTTAGCAGAAGGATCCGGACAACGAAACTCGATGCGCTTTGATTTTGGGCTATTTTCGTAAGTGGGGATACGGCAAATAGCTGAACGGTTTCTTGCTGAATAAGCCAGCGTTACCGGAGCCTCATATCCGGGTACAAGTCGCTTATAGCTATTGTTAGTCGGGTTACAAATTGCGCATAGAGCCGAAGCGTGTTTAAGGATACCCCCTATCATCCAGATGGCTTCTTTACTGAGGCCTGCATAGCCATCCCCAGCCATAATTGTTTTATTCTTTTTCCAGAAAGACATATGGATGTGCATGCCCGAACCATTGTCTCCAAAAATTGGCTTTGGCATAAATGTAGCCGTTTTGCCATGCTGATAGGCGACATTTTTGACAATATACTTATAAAGGCACATGTGGTCTGCCATTTTGAGGAGCGTATCATAACGAAGATCAATCTCACATTGGCCTGCTGTAGCAACCTCGTGGTGTTGACGCTCGATATTCATACCCAGCTCAATCATGGTGAGGACCATTTCGTTACGGATATCCATCAGTTTATCTGATGGCGGGACAGGCATGTAGCCCCCTTTATTACGAATTTTGTAAGCAAGATTAGAGAAACCATCGTCACCTGCCGTTCCCCAAGCACCTTCTTCTGAATCCACTGCATAAAAAGAATGGTGGTCATCAGATGCATAGCGAACATCATCAAAGATAAAGAATTCAGATTCTGGGCCAAAATAAGCAGTATCCGCAAAACCGGTTGATTTTAGGTATTCCTGAGCTTTTTTCGCAATGCCACGAGGCGAGCGGTCATAGGGCTCTCTTGTGATAGGATCTTCAATATCACAAATGATGCTCAATGTATTAACCTCTACAAAGGGGTCTACAAAAGCTGTTTCCGGATCAGGAAGAACAAGCATATCGGAAGCCTCAATGCCTTTCCATCCACGAATGGAGGATCCATCGAAACCAAAACCGTCTTTAAAAGCGGTTTCCGTGAGCTCAGAAACAGGGACTGTGAAATGGTGCCAGGAACCATGAATATCACAAAATTTGAGATCTACGACTTTTACGTTATCAGCTTTGGCGCGTGCTATAATTTCTTTTGCGTGCATAAAATAGGGGAATGGGTTTGCTCATTTATTATAGAACATAGTTGGGGTAATGAGGCAAATTCAATTTTCGTTGGGAAATAAAATGATTTTGGATCTGCAGAAATTTACATTAACCAAGAAAACACAAAAAAAGCGGGCACTCATAAGCGCCCGCTGAAATTTGTAGTAGTAAATAAAAAGCCCCTACTCGCCTTGCGCCTTAGTGAAGGCTTCTTTGCCATCAAAAGTACATAGGTGTTCGGTTTTAATGAAGTCTACCTTTTTGTCATCGAGCCTGCTGAGCAAATCAATAACGCGCCTGTGAGTGCATTCATGACCTTCTGCCATCACAAAACGGCAGGCATAGTGGTCTCCACATAAGGTCTCCGGACTAAACGTTGGCCAGACGGTCATACCACGAGTAGCAACAAGCGAAAGGTTGAGTTTTCCATCTTGGCAAGATTTCATGAGTTCGGCTAATTTTTCAGGCGATTCATGGAATTCCACAAAGACATCCACACCAATAAGCTTTTTATCCGTTGGTACCGAAACCGAGACTTTGTGGTGCTCAATTTGAGCTGAACTTGTTGTGGTGTAAGTAACCGGATGCAGTGTTTCTGGTTTTTGGCCTAGCCGAGCAACAACAGCTTGCGCAAACTCTTTCGTGCCGACCTTTTGCTTACTGACGGATTCGTTGTAGATATCGTAGGTGTGAATGCCATCTTCAATGGTTTTTAGCCACGCATTGTGAGCCCGTTCAGCGACTTCGCGTTGGTTGATATGAAGCAACATCATAATAGAGCCCAGGAAAAGACCAGACGGGTTCGCTAAGTTTTGCCCAGCGCGTCTTGGAGCTGAACCATGAATAGCCTCAAACATAGAAAAATGCTCTCCAATGTTTGCAGAACCTGCCAGGCCAACGGAACCTGCTATTTGAGCCGCGACATCGCTTAAAATA
This sequence is a window from Verrucomicrobia bacterium CG1_02_43_26. Protein-coding genes within it:
- a CDS encoding tetraacyldisaccharide 4'-kinase, producing MISWLNSKWENFEQFVTDVIYDRREPTFAIHCFSTFLRSLSTLFRGIVQFRYLLYRKGIFRSRPLGCLVVVVGNLTVGGTGKTPVVEKFARSLQEQGRRVAILSRGYKSRSDSLAKKCYRWFTSKDPVPPKIVSDGHSVLLDSDVAGDEPYMLARNLPGVIVLVDKNRVKAGLYAIQKFGADTLILDDGFQYLPLRGRLNLLLIDKTNPFGNRHLLPRGILREPIRHLKRASYIFLTKSDGTPDEALNATIRKYNSSVDLIECTHKPRYFCSVSSGERLELSALKGKRVGTFSGIAVPESFEKFFKSIGIQLSYTKRFIDHHRFSYEELEHIFIEAKEAGIEAIVTTEKDAVRIPHFFKADIPFYYLRMEIDILDGASDFEQAVAKICFPKNERPITRSPFKVGKV
- a CDS encoding aminotransferase produces the protein MYYKLFIPGPIAVSPKTYQAMAKPLVGHRSPDFVQLYQKMQPKLQALYYTKDPVYISTSSSWGVMESAVRNLCRKKVLNCMSGAFSDKWHEVSLRCGLDAGKLQYEWGTAVKPEDVRKALQTGEYDAITLIHNETSTGTMNPLAEIMAVVREFPEVMSIVDTVSSFTVQAIEKDNLGIDVILAGSQKALALPPGIALFSVSQRALKKAETISGRGYYFDFLEFHKNHEKGMTPSTPNISLIYGLESKLDDIFEEGLENRYARHKRLNHAVRDWVKRNGFELFPEDEKYGSIGLNCIKNIREIDIVALNKALKERYQCVIDTGYGKLKGKAFRISNMGDETDETIDTLLSQIEGLIHEFVAVR
- a CDS encoding type I glutamate--ammonia ligase, which encodes MHAKEIIARAKADNVKVVDLKFCDIHGSWHHFTVPVSELTETAFKDGFGFDGSSIRGWKGIEASDMLVLPDPETAFVDPFVEVNTLSIICDIEDPITREPYDRSPRGIAKKAQEYLKSTGFADTAYFGPESEFFIFDDVRYASDDHHSFYAVDSEEGAWGTAGDDGFSNLAYKIRNKGGYMPVPPSDKLMDIRNEMVLTMIELGMNIERQHHEVATAGQCEIDLRYDTLLKMADHMCLYKYIVKNVAYQHGKTATFMPKPIFGDNGSGMHIHMSFWKKNKTIMAGDGYAGLSKEAIWMIGGILKHASALCAICNPTNNSYKRLVPGYEAPVTLAYSARNRSAICRIPTYENSPKSKRIEFRCPDPSANPYLAYSALMMAALDGIDNKIDPGEPMDKNLYDLPPEEAKQLNFVPDSLRGSLEALQADHAFLTKGEVFTEDFIHNFIELKMKEYDAIRLRPHPYEYNLYYDI
- a CDS encoding isocitrate dehydrogenase, whose protein sequence is MTKTPITVAKGDGIGPEIMDATLHILKEAGAQLDITNIKIGEEMYLQGNASGVEPSAWDILRANKVFLKAPITTPQGGGYKSLNVTTRKTFGLYANVRPCVSYFPFVHTKHPNMDVVVVRENEEDLYAGIEHQQTPDVVQCLKLITRPGTERIVRYAFEYAVSNNRKKVTCFTKDNIMKMADGLFRKIFEEIGEEYPQIEKEHWIVDIGAAKLADTPEIFDVLVLPNLYGDILSDVAAQIAGSVGLAGSANIGEHFSMFEAIHGSAPRRAGQNLANPSGLFLGSIMMLLHINQREVAERAHNAWLKTIEDGIHTYDIYNESVSKQKVGTKEFAQAVVARLGQKPETLHPVTYTTTSSAQIEHHKVSVSVPTDKKLIGVDVFVEFHESPEKLAELMKSCQDGKLNLSLVATRGMTVWPTFSPETLCGDHYACRFVMAEGHECTHRRVIDLLSRLDDKKVDFIKTEHLCTFDGKEAFTKAQGE